Part of the Vulgatibacter sp. genome is shown below.
GTCTTCTGCCCCTCGAGCAGATCGGTCTCGAGCTTCGCCGACCCCTCCTCGTAGATCGTCGGCCCCCGGTAGGTGCCGCGGAGGACGCCCTTCACCTGCTGCAGCCCCTCGAGCTCGCGCGTGCGTACGTCGTTGCGCTCGACGATGCCGGCGGGCTGCAGGAGCTCCTCGAGCAGATCGCAGATCAGCTCCTTGCGCCGCTCGGTGCCGGGGACGAGGGTCTGGATCGAGAGGTGATCGCCGTAGCGATCGACCACGAGCCCCGGGAGGAAATCGGCCTCGCCGTGGACGAGGCGCAGGTCGCGCACGCCCGGGAGTACGCGCTGCCGCATCTCGATCGCCGAGGCGAGGCGCATGTGCAGGAAGGCCCGGTCGATCTGGATCGGCTCCCGGGTGAGGAGGCGCAGGGCGATCTGCGAGTGGACCGAGTAGAAGGCGGTGCCGAGCGCCTTGCCGCGGCCGTCGAGCACCTCCACCGCTGCACCGCTCTGGATGGCGGGGCCGGGATCCGGCGCCAGATCGCTGCGGTAGATCCACGGGTGGCCGGCGCGCAGGCGATCGACGCCGCGCTTGCTGATGGTGACGCGATCCAAGAAGGGCTCCGGGTTGCGGACTTGGGACCGCGATCAGCGCGGCCCGCCGGTCCCGGTACCAGAGGGCGAGGCAGGGACGCAACCCGCCTCGTCCTTCGGGCCTTCGACCGGGATGGTGAACCAGAAGCGGGTCCCCTCGCCGACCTCGCTCTCCACCCCGATGGCGCCGCCGTGGGCCTCGACGATCGCCCGGGCGATGTAGAGGCCGAGGCCTGCGCCGAGGTGGGCGGTTTCCCGGGCCTGCATGTGTCGGGTGAAGAGGACCGGGAGCAGGGCGGCCTCGATGCCGGGGCCGTCGTCCTCGACCAGGAAGCGGACCGCGTCGCCTTCGCGGCTGGCTGCGACACCGATGCGGCCGCCCGGCTGCGTGAATTTGAGGGCGTTGCCCAGCAGGTTGGAGAGCACCTGGAGGAGCCGGTCGCGATCGAAGGAGAGCGGCGGCAGCTCGTCGATGGAGAGCTCGAGGGAGCGACCCTCCCGCTCCGCAAGCGGCACCCAGGACTCCTGGAGCTCCTCGGCGATGGGGGCGAGGGATTGCATCTCGGGTGAGACGGCGAACTTCCCCGCCTGGATCCGGGTCAGGTCGAGGAGATCGGCGATGAGCCGGCTCATCTGATCGCCCGCACGGCGGATCCGGTCCATGAGGCGGACCGCTGCCTCGTCCTTGCAGAAGCGCCGCAGCGCCGCCTCGGTGCACATGCTCACGACGTTCAAGGGGTTGCGGAGATCGTGGGAGACCACCGCCACCATCTCGTCGCGGGCGTGGACCGCAGCCTGCGAGACCTCGTGGAGTCGCGCGTTCTCGATCGCCACCGCGGCGAGCTGCGCCAGCTGCGAGGCGATGGCGGTGTCGCTGGGGGAGAAGTGGGCGCCGCGCAGCACCAGCTGCCCCAGCTCGTTGCCGCCGCGCCCCACCAACGGCACGTGCAGATCGCCGCCGGCCTTGCCGCCGAGCTCCGCCCTGGCGTCGGCGCAGCCGATGATCTCCCGGGTGTGGCGGGCCACCGCCTCGAGGACATCGTCGACGGAGAGCGAGCCGTGGATCGAGGCGGCTGCGCCTGCGAGCTGCTGCAGCTGCCGGACGTGGCGATCCCGCGCCGCCTCGGCTGCCTCCGCCTGCAGGCGCGCCCTGCCGAGCTCGGTGGCGTAGCGGACGCTCTGGGCGAGGCGCTCGGGGCCGAGGGCTGCCTTGGAGAGATAGTCCGCGGCGCCGGCGCGGAGGAGCTCCACCGCCAGCTCCTCGTCGCCCTGGCCGGTGAGCATCACCACCGGCAGGCCGATGCCCCGGCGCTTCACCTCGCCGAGGAGCGCGCGTCCGTCGCGGCCCGGGAGGAAGAGATCGAGCAGCAGGCAGTCGAAAGGCTCGGCAGCCAGGATCTCGAGCGCCGCCTCTGCCGAAGTGACTTCGTGTACGTCGGCGTCGATCGATGCGGCGCGGAGCGCACGCCGGACCGCGAGGCGATCGACCTCGTCGTCGTCGACGAGCAGGAGGCGGAGGCGAGCCACGTTGATCTTCTCCAACCGGGTCGGTGCTAGGGAAACTCGACCAGGGTCCAGTATTTGTTGAGCGTCGCGGTGAGCTCGACGAAGTTCGAGAACGTGACCGGCTTGAGCAGGTAGCCCGAGACGTTGAGATTCCAGGCCTCGACCCGGTCCCGCTCGTCGTTCGAGGTGGTGAGCACCACCACCGAGGTCGCCTGGAGATCGGGATCGGCGCGCAGCGCCTTGAGAAACTCGAGGCCGTTCATCTTCGGCATGTTGAGATCGAGGAGGATGAGCCGCCTGCCCGCAGGAACGGCGCCGCTGCGGAGCATCTCCAGGGCCTCGAGCCCGTTGCCCGCCACGTAGAGCGGGTTGCAGATCCGGTTCCGGTCGAAGGCCCGCTTCACGTTGAGAACGTCGACCTCGTCGTCCTCGACCAGCAGGATGTGCAGCTCTCGCTCGGCGTTCACTGTTCCGCTTCCTCGCTCCGGGGCCAGAGGAAGCGGAACGTCGCGCCCGCACCCGCCGCCGATTCCACCCACGCCCGTCCCCCGCGGGACTCGACGATTTTCTTCACCACCGCCAGGCCGATTCCGGTGCCCTCGACCTTGTCGCGAGCCTCGAGGGTCTGGAAGATCCCCCAGATCCGCTGGTGGAAGGCGGGATCGATCCCGGCGCCGTTGTCGGAGACGCTGAACTCGTACCACGAATCGCCGCTGGGCCGGGCCTCGATCCGGACCACCGGCGCCGCTGCGGCGCCGTGCTTGAGCGCGTTGCCGATCAGGTTGAGGAAGACCTGGCTGAGCTGCGTGCGCTCGGTGCGGAGGACCGGCAGCGCTGCGCCGAGATCGATGCGCGCCCCTTCCGGCACCGCGAGCATGTCGACCACCTCGCCGAGGAGGCGGCCGACGTCGACGGTCTCCACCTTCCCCGCCTTCCGGCCTGCCCGGGAGTAGCTGAGGATCCCCTCGATCAGCCCCTCCATGCGGTGGGCGCGCTTGCGCAGCAGCCGCAGGTGCTCGTGCACCGTCTCGGTGGCTGCCTCGCCGAGGTCCTCCTCGATCCATTGGGAGAGATGGGCGATGCCGCGCAGCGGCGCCTTGAGATCGTGCGAGGCCACGTAGGCGAACTGATCGAGGTCGCGGTTGCTGCGGGCGAGCGCGCCGATCAGCGCCTCGCGCTCCCGCTCGCCCTCCTTGGCTGCGGTGATGTCGGTGTGGGTGCCGACCCACTCGCGTAGGGTGCCATCGGGCTCGAGGACCGGCGAGGCCCGCGCCGCGAACCAGCGGTAGATGCCGTCGTGGCGGCGCAGCCGGTGCTCCACCGCATAGACGCTGCGGAGGGCGAGCGCCTGCCGCCAGGCTGCCAGCGTCGCCTCCCGGTCCTCCGGGTGCACGGCGTCCTGCCAGCCCTCGCCCTCGTATTGCGACTGCGTCTGGCCGGTGTAGGCCCACCAGCCCGGCTGCTCGCCGCGGAAGCTGCCGTCGGGCTCGGTGGTCCAGACGATCTCGGTGGTGTTCTGGACCAGCTGGCGGAAGCGCTCCTCGCTCCGCCGCAGCGAGGTGTGGAGGCTGGCGTTCTCGATCGCCATGCCCGCGCGCCTGGCGAGCTCCGCCAGCGGCTCCACGTCCGTCTCCTCGTAGAGCCTGCCGGACTCGGCGAAGACGAAGGAGAGGGCGCCGAGGATCCTGCCCCGCGCTTCGATCGGCACGGAGATGAAGGAGCGCAGCCCGAGCGACCGGACGATGGCGAGGTGCTCGGGATCCCGGGCGACCTGGACGAGGAGTTCGTCGGGGATCTCGCGCATGAAATCCGGCTCGCCGGTGCGGAGCACCTTGCCGAGGCCGTGGGCGTCCTCGATGCGCGGCGGGTAGCGCTCCTGGATCTCGAAGGCGTAGCGCTCGAGGGCCGGATCGCCATGGGCCACCTGCATCCTGCGGATCGCGCCGCCCTCGAGCAGATCGACGGCGCACCAATCGGCCCAGGCCGGCACCATCATCCGCGCCACGCTCCGGAGCGTGGTCTCGTAGTCGAGGGAGGAGTCGAGCTCACGACCGGCCCGGGCCTTGAGTTCGAGGAGGTCCTGCGCCCGCCGGTGTTCGTGGATGTCCGTGCAGGTGCCGAACCAACGGACGATCGAGCCGCTCTCGTCGAGGACCGGAAGCGCCCGCCCCAGGAACCAGCGGTAGGCGCCGTCGTGGCGCCGGAACCGGTATTCGATCTCGAAGGGCTGCCCGGTGGCTGCAGAGGAGCGGAAACGCTCCCAGTTGCGCGGCAGATCGTCCGGGTGGAGCGCCTGCTGCCAGCCCTCGCCGAGGGCCTCCTCGGCCTGCAGGCCGGTGAACTCGTAGAAACGCGCGTTGAGATAGTCGCAGTGGCCGTCGGGCCTGGTGCTCCAGACCAGATGCGGGATCGCCTCCGCCACCCAGCGATAGGAGGGCTCGAGGGGCGGGCCCCAGGCGTTTGGCTCCGACATCGCCGAGGCGAGCAGCCCCAGGTCGCTCTCCTGCTTCATTCGGTGGTCTCCGATTCGGGGGGATGTACGGATCCCTCCCTCGATCGGCAAGCCTCGCCGAGGTGTTCCTGTAGGAGAGCCAACGGTAGGGCCAGCTCCAGCGCGAAGCGATCGCCGAAGGGCTGGACCCTGGCGTGATCGAGGAGATCGACCAGCGCCTCTTCGCCATCGGCCCGCGCCTTGAGCCTGGCGAGAGAGAGGGCGGCGCCGAGGCTCTTGCCGAGATCGCGCACGCTCGTCGGCTCGGGCCCCTCCACGTCGGCGACGATGGCCACGTCGCCGCTGGCGTCGACGTGGAGCTCGATCCGATCGGCAGCCTCCTGGAGCCGCTCGCGGAGGCCGCGCTCGTCCGGCGGGAGGAGATCCGCCAGCTGCGCCGCGGCGATCACCCCGTAGATCTCGCCGTAGGTGCTCGACTCGTCGAAGGCGGGCGTCGCCTCCCTGCGCCCCTCGAGGCGATCGATCGCCTCCTCGAGCGAGGCACGATCGTCGGCGAGGAGGACCATCTCGTCGCCCCAGACCGCGAGCACGTCGCCGCTCCCGTCGCTCTCCCGCTCGACGAAGCGCCCCTTCTCGCCGTAGGGGACGAAGCGCAGCCCCGGCTCCAGTTCCTCCCACCGCGCGCCGCCGAAGTGGCCGGAGACGAGGAGCACGTCGTCGCCGCCGAAGGCGATCCGGTCGACGTCCTCGAGGGGATCGATGCCGAAGCGCTCGCGCATCCGATCGAGCTCCCCCTGCTCCCCGGCGCCGAGGAAACAATCGAGCATGAGCTGCCCGAGCGGCGAGTGGCGCAGGGCGTTCGCCTCCACCACCACCGCGGACTTCCCCGGCACGGAAGGGAGCGCCGCGAGCACGGGATCGAGCACCGGTGCCCGCCGCTCCGGTGGCGCGTCGTCCGGCGAGGGTTCCGGCACGGGCTCCGGCTGGCGCAGGGTGCGGCGCCGCTCCATCCGCTCGTATTCCGCTGGGCGCAGCGAGCGGGGAAATTCCACCCGGGGCTGCACCGGCGGGCGGGGCTCGTCGCCCCGCGACATGAGGAAGGCGGCGACGCCGAAGAGGACGATCGCCGCCACGAGCCAGATGCGCCTGCGCATCAATAATCCTTCCCTTCGAAGCGCCAGATCGCCAGGGCGAGGGCGGCGAGGCCGAAGACGCCGAGGCCCGCGAGGAGCGAGAGGAGGACCGCCGGCTCCACCGGCTGCGAGCCGGCGATGTCGGCGGCGGCGTCGGCGATCGCCGAGACCCGGGGCAGGAAGGCGGTGACGCCGCCGAAGATCTCCCGGCCCACGCCGGGCTCGAAGGCGGAGAGGAGCTCGTCGCGGTAGCCCGCCACGATCCCCGCGAGCAAGAGACCCGCGCCCACCGCTGCGGAGAGGGCGCTCGATCGGGCGAAGACCGCGGTGGCGAGCATGGCGCCGTAGATCGCGGAGAAGGTGACGCTGGCCAGGAGCGCCGCCGCCATCGGGCGGAAGGTCCAGACGCCGGTCTTCACCCCGAGGAGCAGGCTGAGGCCCCCGGCGCCGTAGAGCGCGCCGGCGGAGGCGAGCAGGAGCACGCCGAGGAAGGTGCCGGCGAGGAGCTCCGGCCTGCGCAGGGGCAGGGCGAGGAGGTGCTCGATCCGGCCCGGGGCGAGGAGGCTCGGCCCGAAGTCGGCGCAGGCGAGCACGCCGAAGGCGAGGCCACCGTAGAAGATCACGTAGGCCGCCGCCTGGAAGACCGGGCGGAGCGCCACGTCCACCGCGCGGATCTCGCCGCCGCCCAGCGCGCTGCCGAAGAGGCGGGTGGCGGCGAGGGCGCCATCCACCACCTCGAGGCGGAGGGCGAGGCCGAGGAAGAGGAGGAGCGCGGTGATCGCGAGGCCGAGGGCGAGGAACCAGCGGCGGGAGAGCGATTCGCGGAGGAGATCCGCCGCCACCGAGAGGACGGCGCTCATGCTGCGGCTCCCACTGCCTCGGCGAGGACCGCCTCGAGATCCTTGAACTCCTGCTGCAGCTCCACCAGCAGCGCCCCGGTGGCGCGGGCCGCCTGGAGGTGCGCGTCGAGGGAGGTGGGATCGCCCGCCTCGCAGAGCCATACACCGGGTGAATCACCCGGTGTGAAGCCGAGCGCCTGCAGCGCCGCCGGATCGGCGCCGGGCGCGAAGCGGATCCGGTGGCGGGTGCCGCTGCCGCACAGGGAGGCGAGGCTGCCCTGCTTCACCAGCACGCCGCCCGCGAGGATGCCGATCCGATCGCAGACCCGCTCGGTCTCCGCGAGGAGATGCGAGTTGAGGAAGAGGGTGGCGCCGCGGGCCCGCTCCTCGGTGAGGAGCCGCCGCACCTCGGCGCGGCCGAGGGGATCGACGCCGTCGGTGGGCTCGTCGAGCACGAGCAGATCGGGGGCTCCGAGGAGCGCAGCGGCGAGACCAAGGCGCTGGCGCATCCCTTTGGAGAAGCCGCCGATCCGCCGCGTGGCGCTCTCCTCGAGGCCGACGCGGCGGAGCTGCCTGCCGATCTCGGGGCTCGCGCCGCCGAGCCCCTTGAGGCGGGCCACCGAGGCGAGGAAGCCGGCGGCGCCGAGGTGGGCGGGGAGGTGGAGCCGCTCCGGCAGATAGCCGATGCGGCGGCGCACCGCCACGTCGTCGGGGCTTCCGCCCAGCACCCGCACGCTGCCTGCGGTGGGTCGCACCACGCCGAGGAGGAGCTTGATGAAGGTGGTCTTTCCGGCGCCGTTGAGCCCGATGAGACCGAAGGCGGTCCCCTGCTCGACGGCGAGATCGAGACCGCGCAGGGCCTCGTGGCCTCCGCGCAGTCCGGCATAGGTCTTGCGAAGTCCCGCTGCTTCGATGGCCAGCACGGGCGGAGTGTAGCAGGAGTCGCTGTCTCCGGCCGCAGGCAGGGAAGCGGGGTCTCGGATCGTCGAGGCCCGTGGGGAAGCATTCCACGCTACGGGGCGCCAAGGCCTCGCGTGGCGGCGGGGCCGCGAAGCCCCGGGGGAGCGGATGATGCGGCGTACTCTCGCCGGCCTGGCGACAGGCCTTGCCCTCACGTTGATCGCGGGTTGCTCCTGCGGCGGCGCCGACGTCGTGCGCGACCTCGACGGCCACCTGGTGGTCGAGGGCGGCGAAGCCGATCCGCAGCACGCCGCCGGGCTCCTCTTCGACTTCGGCAGCCTTCCCGTCGGCGGCACGGAGCGCCGCACCTTCACCGTGCGCAACCGGAGCAACGAGGAGGTGGCCCTGGAACCCCTCGCGCCCGGCGCTCCCTTCTCCTCGAGCATCGCCGCGGGCGCCGTCCTGCCGCCGCGGGGGGCGATCGAGGTGGAGCTCACCTTCGCGCCGACGGAAAGCTCGACGAGCGAGGTGCTGGTGCAGCTCGGCTCGCGCCTGGGCGATCACCCGATCCGGCTCGTGGGTGAAGGGCTGGCGGCCCGGTTCCGCTGCGCCCCGGGTGCCCTCGACTTCCGCGCGGTCGTTCTCGGCACGTCGCGGACCGAGACCATCCGCTGCGCCAACGAGACGGCGCACGAGGCCACGCTGCTCGTCCCCGCCGTCGAGGGGACCAACGCGGCCGCCTTCCGCTTCGCCGATCACGCCCCCGGGGATCGCGTGCCCATCGCGGCGGGAGAGAGCCGCGAGCTGCCGGTGGTCTTCACGCCGGCTGCTGCGGAGATGCACGTGGGCTCCTTCCGCCTGGCGACCGAGGGCGGCGACAAGCTCCCCGAGATCCGGCTGATCGGCTGGGGGCAGCCGGGGGCGCTCCTCGTCTTCCCGGCGGCTGGCTGCCTCTTCCAGCGCCCGACGCCACTCGGAGCGAGCGACGTCGTCCCGATCATCGTGGTGAACCCGAGCACGGAGCAGCGGTCCGTCACCGCGATCGAGCTGCCGGAAGGCTACGAACTCGCCTCCTTTCTGCCCGCCTTCGTGCCACCCGACGACCTGGAGGATCTGGTCCTGACCTCCGTTGCGCAGGTCGCCGTCCGCTTCACGCCCGCCGCCGTCGGCCCGCACGAAGGCACCATCCGGCTCCATACCGACGACCCCGCGCTCCCGGTTGTGGAGCTCTGCGCCGGCGGCTCCGGCGGCGGGCCCGAGCTCCATTGCGAGGAGGAGCGAATCGACTTCGGCGCCGTCGCCGTCGAGGTCCCCGTCACCCGCACGCTCACCTGCGAGAACCGCGGCGCCGGCTCGCCGGAGGACGACGCCACCAGGCTCGACGTCCACTCGATCGGGACCAACTCGCCGGCCTTCTACGCTTCGCTCCGCGATCCGACGAAGCGCTCCTTCGCCCTGGGCGAGCGCTTCCTCGTCGACGTCACCGCCGAGCCCGCAGCCGAGGGCGAGCACTACGGCACGGTCCTCTTCCTCACCTCGGACGCCCGCTCGATCGACGAGCGGATCGTGCTCACCGCAGACGCCGTCGCGCTGCCGCCCTGCGACTACGTGCTCGAGCCCGCCTCCCTCGACTTCGGCGTGGTGGAGCCCGGGACCAGCGAGAGCCGCTCCCTCCTCGTCCGGAACCGCGGCAGCGACGCCTGCCTCGTCCACGACGTGCGGATCGCCCCGGGGAGCCACCCGGGCTTCGCGGTCGACGCGCCAGCGGAGAGGCGTATCGAGCCCGGCGCGGATCTCCAGCTCCAGGTGCGTTTCACCTCGGCGGGCCCCGTGCCTGCCGCGACGGGAACGCTGGCGCTGCAGATCTCGGAGCCGGACGAGCCGCTGGTGGAGGTCCCCCTCGCCGCCACCGCGGAGAGCCGCTGCCTCGAGCTTTCCGCTGCATCCCTCGACTTCGGCGTGGCAGCGCCTGGCTGCGCGCTGGAGCGATCGGTGCTGCTCCTCAACCGCTGCGCCCTGCCGGTGGAGATTGACGGCCTCGACCTCGAGGGCAGCGCCGCCTTCTCGTTCGCCGGGCCGGTGGCCATCCCCGCAGGCGAGGGGCGCCGGGTGGATCTGCGCTTCGCACCGGCGGTGACGGGGATCACCACCGGCTCCCTCGCGATCCGGGCGGACGGCCAGACGCCCTACCGGCTTCCGCTGGCGGGGGAGGGCGGCCCCGACCAGCACGTCGACCGCTGGGCGCCCTTCGAGCGCGAGCCCCTTGACCTCCTCTGGGTGGTCGACGATCGCGCCGGCGTCGAGGGTCTGCGCGCCGCTGCCGCAGCAGGCGTCGCGGACTTTGCCACCGCCCTCGCCGGCTTCGATCTCCAGGTGGGCGTGACCTCGATCTGCCCTGACGTCGACGGCAGGCTGCTGCCCCTGGGCGCCGCCGACCGTGTCCTCGACGGCACGGGGCTGGAGGCCCTCGGGCCCCGCCTCGCAGCAGGGAGCTGCACGGCAGGAGCGCAGGGGCGCAGCGCCGCCTTCCGGGCGATCACGCCGCCGCTTCGCAGCGCGGTGGACGATCCGATCCACCCCGAGCCCGCCGACGGCAACGCCGGCTTCTTCCGCCCGGCGGCCCATCTCGGCGTGCTCTTCCTCGCCGACGGCCCCGACGGCAATGGCCCCGATGCAGCGAGGTTCACCGCGGTGAAGCCCGGCGCGATCGGCGCGCACGGCCTCTTCGGCTGCGGCGGCGGGGCGGGCTTCGAGGCGTGGGTGCAGGCAACCGGCGGCCTCGCGACGGACGCCTGCGCCGGCGGAGGGATCGGCGCCGTGGCGGCAGGCCTCGTCGATCGGATCGGCCACCTGCCGCTCGGCGCCACCCCGGCGGATCGGGACGGCGACGGCGTGCTCTCCCCGCTCGAGCTCGCGGTGATCGTGGACGGGACGCAGCTGCAGGCGGGTTGGCGCTACGACGAGGCCACCGGCGCGATCCACTTCGCCCCAGGCGCCGTCCCGCCGGACGACGCGGCGATCGAAGTGCGCTACTGGCCGCGCTGCGACTGAAAAAGAGAAAGGCGGCCTCCGCCAGGGAGGCCGCCTCTTCAGGTTCGAGCGGGAGAAGGGACTACCGCGGCACCGGCGAGGCGACCCACGCCGTGCTCTCGCCCTCGGTGTAGGTGATCAGCGCGCCGGTGGTCATCGCCTCGGCGATGGCGGCGTTGCGCTCCTCCGGGCTCCACGGAAAGAGCGCCTCGATCTCCTCGGGCCAGAGCACCACCGCCGAGCGCAGCGCGGCGATGAAGAGGAAGCACCAGGCCCTGCCGATCTCGAGCTCGACCTTGCGCTGCACGTTGCGCTCGGCCCAGCGGCTCAAGCTCTCGACCACGGTGATCGGGTTGTCGTCCTCGTCGAGGCCGGCCCTGGAGACGACGAGCAGCCTCGCCTCGAGCTCCGCGTGCACGCTGGCGAAGGCCGCCGCGTCGAGGCCGACGAGCTGGCGCAGCCGATCCGCGGGAACGACGCCCTTGCGATCGAGGACGTCGAGGGCCTCCTCCGCCTCGACCGAGAGCACGCCGCCGCGCCGCGCCGCCTCCTCGCGGGGCGCCGCCACGGTGACCAGCGCCGGCCAGAGATCGGCGCCGACGAGCGTCGGCCGTTCGAAGCAGAGCCGTGCCTCGAGGAGGTCCGGCGCCGCGTCGATCTCCCGCCGCCACGCCTTGAGCGTCTGGGCGATCGGACCTGCGCTGCGCTCCTCCTCGCTCACGGTGTGGCCCACCACCGGGTCGAGGAGGTTCGGCAGCGCCGAGCGCACCGAGGCATGGACGAGGTGGCGCTCGCGCACGAAGGCCACCGCCTGGGTGGCGCTCTTGAGCGCCGGCCTGCCGCTGCGGCCGTGCCAGCGCTCCCGCGCTGCGAGGGCAGCTGCGAGGCGCGGGTCGGCGGCCTTGCCGTCGAGCTCGTGGATCGGCACCTGCCTGGGCGCGAAGGCGGGGACCTTCGGCTTCTTCGGCGCGGGGGCCTTCGCCGGCGCCTTCTTCGCCACCGGCGCCTTCGGCGCAGCCTCGGCCTTCGCCTTCGGTGCTGCCGCTGCCTTCGCCTTCATCGGGATGTCCGCCTTCGCGTTCGCGGCGGCCTTTGGAGCCGCCGCCTTCGCCTTCGGCGCAGGCGCTGCCTTCATGGCAGCGGGCTTCGCCGTGGTGCGCTTCGGCGCCGTCGCCGTCTTCGCCGTCTTCGCAGCAGGCGCCTTCGCCTTCACCGTCCGGGCAGGCGCCGCCGCACGGGCGGCCGGCTTCGGTGCAGCCTTGGCTGCAGCCTTTCCGGCCACCGGCTTCTTCTCCACCTTCTTCTTGCTGCGGGTCGTCGGCATGGGCTTCACGCCTCCGCGAGGGCCTGGCGCAGATCGTCGACCAGGTCCTGTGCATCCTCGATGCCCACCGACAGGCGGATCAGGCCGTCGGAGATCCCGAGCTTCTCCCGGGTCTCTTTGGGAACCGAGGCGTGGGTCATGATCGCAGGGTGCTCGATCAGGCTCTCCACGCCGCCGAGGCTCTCGGCCAGCGCGAAGACCTTCACCTTGCGCAGGAAGCGATCGGCGGCGGGCAGGCCGCCCTTGATCACGAAGGTCATCATCCCGCCGAAGCCCTTCATCTGGCGCTTCGCGAGCTCGTGCTGCGGGTGGGAGGCGAGGCCGGGCCAGGTGACCTTCTCGATCTTCTCGTGGCCCTGGAGGAACTCGGCGATGGTCGCCGCGTTCTTCGCGTGGCGCTCCATGCGCACGCCCAGCGTCTTCAGGCCGCGCAGCACCAGGAAGGAGTCGAAGGGCCCGAGGACGCCGCCGATGGCGTTCTGCCGGAAGTACATCCCCTCGGCGAACGCCTCGTGGCTGGTGACGATCGCGCCGCCGACCACGTCCGAGTGGCCGTTGATGTACTTGGTCATCGAGTGGACCACCACGTCGATGCCGTGCTCCAGCGGCCGCTGGAAGTAGGGCGACATGAAGGTGTTGTCCGCCACCGAGAGGACGCCGGCCTGCTTGCAGATCGCGGCGATCGCCGAGAGATCCGCGAGCTTGAGCATCGGGTTGGTGGGGGTCTCGATCCACACCAGCTTCGTCTGGCCCGGGCGGATCGCCTCGCGCACGTTCTCGGCGCGGGTCATGTCCACGTAGGTGAACTCGATCCCCATCTGCTTGAAGACCTTGTCGAAGATCCGGAAGGACCCGCCGTAGAGGTCGTCGGAGCAGACCACGTGGTCGCCTGCCGAGAGCATGTGGAGGATGCAGTCGTTGGCGGCCAGGCCCGAGGCGAAGGCGGCGCCGTATTTGCCGCCCTCGAGGGCGGCGAGGCAATCCTGCAGCGCGTAGCGCGTGGGATTGTGCGAGCGGCTGTACTCGAAGCCCTTGTGTTCGCCGGGGCCGCTCTGTACGTAAGTGGACGTAAGGTAGACCGGCGTCATGATCGCGCCGGTGGTGGGATCGGGCTCCTGGCCGGCGTGGATCGCCAGCGTGTCGAAGCGGTGCTTGCCGTCGCCCTTGAAAGCCATCTTGCGTCACTCCCACGCGAGGTTCGA
Proteins encoded:
- a CDS encoding PAS domain-containing protein, whose protein sequence is MKQESDLGLLASAMSEPNAWGPPLEPSYRWVAEAIPHLVWSTRPDGHCDYLNARFYEFTGLQAEEALGEGWQQALHPDDLPRNWERFRSSAATGQPFEIEYRFRRHDGAYRWFLGRALPVLDESGSIVRWFGTCTDIHEHRRAQDLLELKARAGRELDSSLDYETTLRSVARMMVPAWADWCAVDLLEGGAIRRMQVAHGDPALERYAFEIQERYPPRIEDAHGLGKVLRTGEPDFMREIPDELLVQVARDPEHLAIVRSLGLRSFISVPIEARGRILGALSFVFAESGRLYEETDVEPLAELARRAGMAIENASLHTSLRRSEERFRQLVQNTTEIVWTTEPDGSFRGEQPGWWAYTGQTQSQYEGEGWQDAVHPEDREATLAAWRQALALRSVYAVEHRLRRHDGIYRWFAARASPVLEPDGTLREWVGTHTDITAAKEGEREREALIGALARSNRDLDQFAYVASHDLKAPLRGIAHLSQWIEEDLGEAATETVHEHLRLLRKRAHRMEGLIEGILSYSRAGRKAGKVETVDVGRLLGEVVDMLAVPEGARIDLGAALPVLRTERTQLSQVFLNLIGNALKHGAAAAPVVRIEARPSGDSWYEFSVSDNGAGIDPAFHQRIWGIFQTLEARDKVEGTGIGLAVVKKIVESRGGRAWVESAAGAGATFRFLWPRSEEAEQ
- a CDS encoding response regulator, with amino-acid sequence MNAERELHILLVEDDEVDVLNVKRAFDRNRICNPLYVAGNGLEALEMLRSGAVPAGRRLILLDLNMPKMNGLEFLKALRADPDLQATSVVVLTTSNDERDRVEAWNLNVSGYLLKPVTFSNFVELTATLNKYWTLVEFP
- a CDS encoding class I SAM-dependent rRNA methyltransferase, which codes for MDRVTISKRGVDRLRAGHPWIYRSDLAPDPGPAIQSGAAVEVLDGRGKALGTAFYSVHSQIALRLLTREPIQIDRAFLHMRLASAIEMRQRVLPGVRDLRLVHGEADFLPGLVVDRYGDHLSIQTLVPGTERRKELICDLLEELLQPAGIVERNDVRTRELEGLQQVKGVLRGTYRGPTIYEEGSAKLETDLLEGQKTGAFLDQRENHLLAGDYAKGRALDLFSYVGGFALQMARNADSVQAVEISSDACARIERNAKLSGVAGVQAVEANVFDWLRDQLASGARYDTIVLDPPAFAKNKAALEAAMRGYKEVNLRALQLLAPGGVLLTATCSYHVSPQAFEDVVTDAARDARREVQVIERRGAGRDHPMLLPVPETRYLKCLVLRAV
- a CDS encoding ABC transporter ATP-binding protein, producing MLAIEAAGLRKTYAGLRGGHEALRGLDLAVEQGTAFGLIGLNGAGKTTFIKLLLGVVRPTAGSVRVLGGSPDDVAVRRRIGYLPERLHLPAHLGAAGFLASVARLKGLGGASPEIGRQLRRVGLEESATRRIGGFSKGMRQRLGLAAALLGAPDLLVLDEPTDGVDPLGRAEVRRLLTEERARGATLFLNSHLLAETERVCDRIGILAGGVLVKQGSLASLCGSGTRHRIRFAPGADPAALQALGFTPGDSPGVWLCEAGDPTSLDAHLQAARATGALLVELQQEFKDLEAVLAEAVGAAA
- a CDS encoding sensor histidine kinase; this encodes MARLRLLLVDDDEVDRLAVRRALRAASIDADVHEVTSAEAALEILAAEPFDCLLLDLFLPGRDGRALLGEVKRRGIGLPVVMLTGQGDEELAVELLRAGAADYLSKAALGPERLAQSVRYATELGRARLQAEAAEAARDRHVRQLQQLAGAAASIHGSLSVDDVLEAVARHTREIIGCADARAELGGKAGGDLHVPLVGRGGNELGQLVLRGAHFSPSDTAIASQLAQLAAVAIENARLHEVSQAAVHARDEMVAVVSHDLRNPLNVVSMCTEAALRRFCKDEAAVRLMDRIRRAGDQMSRLIADLLDLTRIQAGKFAVSPEMQSLAPIAEELQESWVPLAEREGRSLELSIDELPPLSFDRDRLLQVLSNLLGNALKFTQPGGRIGVAASREGDAVRFLVEDDGPGIEAALLPVLFTRHMQARETAHLGAGLGLYIARAIVEAHGGAIGVESEVGEGTRFWFTIPVEGPKDEAGCVPASPSGTGTGGPR